In the genome of Tripterygium wilfordii isolate XIE 37 chromosome 19, ASM1340144v1, whole genome shotgun sequence, one region contains:
- the LOC119985914 gene encoding beta-xylosidase/alpha-L-arabinofuranosidase 2-like isoform X4 codes for MEDTFQPPFKSCVIDGNVASVMCSYNQVNGKPTCADPDLLDGIIRGKWNLNGYIVSDCDSIDVFFNSQHYTRTKEEAAAKAILAGLDLNCGFSLGKHTEAAVKAGLVSVLRIDRAISNNFATLMRLGFFDGDPRQQNYGHLGPENVCTPEHQDLARKAARQGIVLLKNTAGSLPLSPTDIKKLAVIGPNAEATETMIGNYKGVPCKYASPLQGLKAVVEMTTHAAGCSNVACKTAYVGDAKRMAASADATVLVMGADQSIEAEGRDRVNILLPGQQPFLVSEVARVSKGPVILVIMSGGGMDISFAKHNEKITSILWVGYPGEAGGAAIADVIFGYHNPSGRLPMTWYPQSYLKKVPMTNMNMRSDPTGYPGRTYRFYTGETVYSFGEGLSYTTFTHELTQTPDKVSVGSQEGHVCHSSSVVIHLAVKNIGSRSGGHSVLLFFTPPESVHKSPHKQLIAFEKVFLNAGEEAPMIFEVNVCKDLSVVDEHGERKILSGEYVLHIGTLKHSIFSIIVST; via the exons ATGGAGGATACATTTCAACCACCATTCAAGAGCTGTGTTATTGATGGGAATGTGGCAAGTGTTATGTGCTCATACAACCAGGTTAATGGTAAGCCAACATGTGCAGACCCTGACCTTCTCGACGGGATCATCCGAGGAAAGTGGAACCTCAATGGGTATATAGTTTCAGACTGCGATTCAATAGATGTGTTCTTCAATTCCCAACACTACACAAGAACTAAAGAAGAAGCTGCGGCCAAAGCTATTTTAGCAG GGCTAGACCTTAATTGTGGTTTTTCCCTTGGCAAACACACTGAAGCTGCAGTTAAAGCAGGGCTTGTTAGTGTGTTGAGAATCGACAGGGCAATTTCCAACAATTTCGCGACTCTGATGAGACTTGGCTTCTTTGATGGTGATCCTAGGCAGCAAAATTATGGACATCTTGGTCCAGAAAATGTATGTACACCGGAACACCAGGATCTGGCCCGTAAAGCTGCAAGACAAGGAATAGTGTTGCTAAAGAACACTGCAGGATCACTGCCTCTATCTCCCACTGACATCAAAAAGTTGGCTGTGATTGGTCCTAATGCCGAGGCCACAGAAACAATGATTGGAAACTACAAAG GTGTACCATGCAAGTACGCAAGCCCTCTACAAGGCTTAAAGGCAGTGGTTGAGATGACGACTCATGCAGCCGGTTGCTCCAACGTAGCTTGCAAAACTGCCTATGTAGGAGATGCAAAGAGAATGGCAGCATCCGCAGATGCCACTGTGCTTGTTATGGGTGCTGATCAGTCCATTGAGGCAGAGGGTCGCGACAGAGTCAACATTTTGCTTCCCGGACAGCAACCATTTCTGGTATCAGAAGTTGCAAGGGTTTCCAAAGGGCCTGTGATTCTTGTTATAATGTCAGGAGGAGGCATGGACATATCATTTGCAAAACATAATGAGAAAATTACAAGTATCTTGTGGGTTGGTTACCCTGGGGAAGCTGGAGGAGCTGCCATAGCTGATGTGATTTTTGGGTATCATAATCCAA GCGGAAGATTACCGATGACATGGTATCCTCAATCATATCTGAAAAAAGTACCAATGACAAACATGAACATGAGATCAGATCCAACTGGCTACCCAGGCCGAACCTATCGGTTTTACACTGGAGAGACGGTTTATTCATTTGGGGAAGGACTAAGCTACACGACGTTCACTCACGAGCTAACGCAAACTCCTGACAAAGTGTCAGTCGGATCACAAGAAGGTCATGTTTGTCACTCATCATCAGTTGTCATTCACTTGGCAGTTAAAAATATTGGAAGCAGAAGTGGAGGCCACTCAGTTCTGTTGTTCTTTACTCCTCCAGAATCTGTGCACAAGTCACCACACAAGCAGTTGATAGCATTTGAGAAGGTCTTTTTGAATGCAGGTGAAGAGGCACCAATGATATTTGAAGTGAATGTCTGTAAAGATTTAAGTGTTGTTGATGAACATGGAGAGAGGAAAATTCTATCAGGAGAATATGTACTTCATATTGGAACCTTAAAACACTCCATCTTCTCCATCATTGTGAGTACTTGA
- the LOC119985914 gene encoding beta-xylosidase/alpha-L-arabinofuranosidase 2-like isoform X1, with product MASVLKNKGPKVPVLLCFSCFLMTFEPELLPVQSFSHDFACDVEENSKFAYFDFCNKSLGIDARVADLVNRLELKEKVGFLMSGAKGVSRLGIPKYEWWSEALHGVSNLGPGTQFSGVVPGATSFPQVILTAASFDTSLFEEIGKVVSTEARAMYNVGLAGLTFWSPNVNIFRDPRWGRGQETAGEDPFLSSKYGSAYVQGLQKTDHPDPNRLKVAACCKHYTAYDLENPRRTDRFHFNAVVTKQDMEDTFQPPFKSCVIDGNVASVMCSYNQVNGKPTCADPDLLDGIIRGKWNLNGYIVSDCDSIDVFFNSQHYTRTKEEAAAKAILAGLDLNCGFSLGKHTEAAVKAGLVSVLRIDRAISNNFATLMRLGFFDGDPRQQNYGHLGPENVCTPEHQDLARKAARQGIVLLKNTAGSLPLSPTDIKKLAVIGPNAEATETMIGNYKGVPCKYASPLQGLKAVVEMTTHAAGCSNVACKTAYVGDAKRMAASADATVLVMGADQSIEAEGRDRVNILLPGQQPFLVSEVARVSKGPVILVIMSGGGMDISFAKHNEKITSILWVGYPGEAGGAAIADVIFGYHNPSGRLPMTWYPQSYLKKVPMTNMNMRSDPTGYPGRTYRFYTGETVYSFGEGLSYTTFTHELTQTPDKVSVGSQEGHVCHSSSVVIHLAVKNIGSRSGGHSVLLFFTPPESVHKSPHKQLIAFEKVFLNAGEEAPMIFEVNVCKDLSVVDEHGERKILSGEYVLHIGTLKHSIFSIIVST from the exons ATGGCATCTGTTTTGAAAAACAAGGGACCAAAGGTCCCTGTTTTGctctgtttttcttgttttctgatGACTTTTGAGCCCGAGCTCTTGCCCGTGCAATCTTTCTCGCATGATTTCGCCTGTGATGTTGAGGAGAATTCGAAATTtgcttattttgatttttgcaaTAAATCACTTGGGATTGATGCAAGAGTGGCTGACTTGGTGAACAGGCTGgaattgaaagagaaggttGGTTTCTTGATGAGTGGTGCAAAGGGTGTGAGTAGGCTTGGAATACCAAAGTATGAGTGGTGGTCCGAGGCTCTACATGGAGTCTCTAACCTCGGCCCCGGCACGCAGTTCTCGGGTGTAGTCCCTGGCGCCACCAGCTTCCCTCAGGTTATTCTCACAGCGGCTTCATTTGATACTTCTTTGTTTGAAGAAATCGGGAAG GTGGTCTCGACTGAAGCCAGAGCAATGTACAATGTGGGGCTAGCAGGTCTGACATTTTGGTCACCAAATGTAAACATTTTCAGAGATCCCAGATGGGGAAGAGGCCAGGAAACTGCAGGAGAAGACCCATTTCTTTCAAGTAAATATGGTTCTGCTTACGTACAAGGTCTGCAAAAAACCGACCACCCCGACCCAAACAGGCTCAAGGTTGCTGCTTGTTGTAAACATTATACAGCCTACGATTTAGAAAATCCGAGAAGGACGGATCGTTTCCACTTCAATGCAGTG GTTACAAAGCAAGATATGGAGGATACATTTCAACCACCATTCAAGAGCTGTGTTATTGATGGGAATGTGGCAAGTGTTATGTGCTCATACAACCAGGTTAATGGTAAGCCAACATGTGCAGACCCTGACCTTCTCGACGGGATCATCCGAGGAAAGTGGAACCTCAATGGGTATATAGTTTCAGACTGCGATTCAATAGATGTGTTCTTCAATTCCCAACACTACACAAGAACTAAAGAAGAAGCTGCGGCCAAAGCTATTTTAGCAG GGCTAGACCTTAATTGTGGTTTTTCCCTTGGCAAACACACTGAAGCTGCAGTTAAAGCAGGGCTTGTTAGTGTGTTGAGAATCGACAGGGCAATTTCCAACAATTTCGCGACTCTGATGAGACTTGGCTTCTTTGATGGTGATCCTAGGCAGCAAAATTATGGACATCTTGGTCCAGAAAATGTATGTACACCGGAACACCAGGATCTGGCCCGTAAAGCTGCAAGACAAGGAATAGTGTTGCTAAAGAACACTGCAGGATCACTGCCTCTATCTCCCACTGACATCAAAAAGTTGGCTGTGATTGGTCCTAATGCCGAGGCCACAGAAACAATGATTGGAAACTACAAAG GTGTACCATGCAAGTACGCAAGCCCTCTACAAGGCTTAAAGGCAGTGGTTGAGATGACGACTCATGCAGCCGGTTGCTCCAACGTAGCTTGCAAAACTGCCTATGTAGGAGATGCAAAGAGAATGGCAGCATCCGCAGATGCCACTGTGCTTGTTATGGGTGCTGATCAGTCCATTGAGGCAGAGGGTCGCGACAGAGTCAACATTTTGCTTCCCGGACAGCAACCATTTCTGGTATCAGAAGTTGCAAGGGTTTCCAAAGGGCCTGTGATTCTTGTTATAATGTCAGGAGGAGGCATGGACATATCATTTGCAAAACATAATGAGAAAATTACAAGTATCTTGTGGGTTGGTTACCCTGGGGAAGCTGGAGGAGCTGCCATAGCTGATGTGATTTTTGGGTATCATAATCCAA GCGGAAGATTACCGATGACATGGTATCCTCAATCATATCTGAAAAAAGTACCAATGACAAACATGAACATGAGATCAGATCCAACTGGCTACCCAGGCCGAACCTATCGGTTTTACACTGGAGAGACGGTTTATTCATTTGGGGAAGGACTAAGCTACACGACGTTCACTCACGAGCTAACGCAAACTCCTGACAAAGTGTCAGTCGGATCACAAGAAGGTCATGTTTGTCACTCATCATCAGTTGTCATTCACTTGGCAGTTAAAAATATTGGAAGCAGAAGTGGAGGCCACTCAGTTCTGTTGTTCTTTACTCCTCCAGAATCTGTGCACAAGTCACCACACAAGCAGTTGATAGCATTTGAGAAGGTCTTTTTGAATGCAGGTGAAGAGGCACCAATGATATTTGAAGTGAATGTCTGTAAAGATTTAAGTGTTGTTGATGAACATGGAGAGAGGAAAATTCTATCAGGAGAATATGTACTTCATATTGGAACCTTAAAACACTCCATCTTCTCCATCATTGTGAGTACTTGA
- the LOC119985914 gene encoding beta-xylosidase/alpha-L-arabinofuranosidase 2-like isoform X3: protein MYNVGLAGLTFWSPNVNIFRDPRWGRGQETAGEDPFLSSKYGSAYVQGLQKTDHPDPNRLKVAACCKHYTAYDLENPRRTDRFHFNAVVTKQDMEDTFQPPFKSCVIDGNVASVMCSYNQVNGKPTCADPDLLDGIIRGKWNLNGYIVSDCDSIDVFFNSQHYTRTKEEAAAKAILAGLDLNCGFSLGKHTEAAVKAGLVSVLRIDRAISNNFATLMRLGFFDGDPRQQNYGHLGPENVCTPEHQDLARKAARQGIVLLKNTAGSLPLSPTDIKKLAVIGPNAEATETMIGNYKGVPCKYASPLQGLKAVVEMTTHAAGCSNVACKTAYVGDAKRMAASADATVLVMGADQSIEAEGRDRVNILLPGQQPFLVSEVARVSKGPVILVIMSGGGMDISFAKHNEKITSILWVGYPGEAGGAAIADVIFGYHNPSGRLPMTWYPQSYLKKVPMTNMNMRSDPTGYPGRTYRFYTGETVYSFGEGLSYTTFTHELTQTPDKVSVGSQEGHVCHSSSVVIHLAVKNIGSRSGGHSVLLFFTPPESVHKSPHKQLIAFEKVFLNAGEEAPMIFEVNVCKDLSVVDEHGERKILSGEYVLHIGTLKHSIFSIIVST from the exons ATGTACAATGTGGGGCTAGCAGGTCTGACATTTTGGTCACCAAATGTAAACATTTTCAGAGATCCCAGATGGGGAAGAGGCCAGGAAACTGCAGGAGAAGACCCATTTCTTTCAAGTAAATATGGTTCTGCTTACGTACAAGGTCTGCAAAAAACCGACCACCCCGACCCAAACAGGCTCAAGGTTGCTGCTTGTTGTAAACATTATACAGCCTACGATTTAGAAAATCCGAGAAGGACGGATCGTTTCCACTTCAATGCAGTG GTTACAAAGCAAGATATGGAGGATACATTTCAACCACCATTCAAGAGCTGTGTTATTGATGGGAATGTGGCAAGTGTTATGTGCTCATACAACCAGGTTAATGGTAAGCCAACATGTGCAGACCCTGACCTTCTCGACGGGATCATCCGAGGAAAGTGGAACCTCAATGGGTATATAGTTTCAGACTGCGATTCAATAGATGTGTTCTTCAATTCCCAACACTACACAAGAACTAAAGAAGAAGCTGCGGCCAAAGCTATTTTAGCAG GGCTAGACCTTAATTGTGGTTTTTCCCTTGGCAAACACACTGAAGCTGCAGTTAAAGCAGGGCTTGTTAGTGTGTTGAGAATCGACAGGGCAATTTCCAACAATTTCGCGACTCTGATGAGACTTGGCTTCTTTGATGGTGATCCTAGGCAGCAAAATTATGGACATCTTGGTCCAGAAAATGTATGTACACCGGAACACCAGGATCTGGCCCGTAAAGCTGCAAGACAAGGAATAGTGTTGCTAAAGAACACTGCAGGATCACTGCCTCTATCTCCCACTGACATCAAAAAGTTGGCTGTGATTGGTCCTAATGCCGAGGCCACAGAAACAATGATTGGAAACTACAAAG GTGTACCATGCAAGTACGCAAGCCCTCTACAAGGCTTAAAGGCAGTGGTTGAGATGACGACTCATGCAGCCGGTTGCTCCAACGTAGCTTGCAAAACTGCCTATGTAGGAGATGCAAAGAGAATGGCAGCATCCGCAGATGCCACTGTGCTTGTTATGGGTGCTGATCAGTCCATTGAGGCAGAGGGTCGCGACAGAGTCAACATTTTGCTTCCCGGACAGCAACCATTTCTGGTATCAGAAGTTGCAAGGGTTTCCAAAGGGCCTGTGATTCTTGTTATAATGTCAGGAGGAGGCATGGACATATCATTTGCAAAACATAATGAGAAAATTACAAGTATCTTGTGGGTTGGTTACCCTGGGGAAGCTGGAGGAGCTGCCATAGCTGATGTGATTTTTGGGTATCATAATCCAA GCGGAAGATTACCGATGACATGGTATCCTCAATCATATCTGAAAAAAGTACCAATGACAAACATGAACATGAGATCAGATCCAACTGGCTACCCAGGCCGAACCTATCGGTTTTACACTGGAGAGACGGTTTATTCATTTGGGGAAGGACTAAGCTACACGACGTTCACTCACGAGCTAACGCAAACTCCTGACAAAGTGTCAGTCGGATCACAAGAAGGTCATGTTTGTCACTCATCATCAGTTGTCATTCACTTGGCAGTTAAAAATATTGGAAGCAGAAGTGGAGGCCACTCAGTTCTGTTGTTCTTTACTCCTCCAGAATCTGTGCACAAGTCACCACACAAGCAGTTGATAGCATTTGAGAAGGTCTTTTTGAATGCAGGTGAAGAGGCACCAATGATATTTGAAGTGAATGTCTGTAAAGATTTAAGTGTTGTTGATGAACATGGAGAGAGGAAAATTCTATCAGGAGAATATGTACTTCATATTGGAACCTTAAAACACTCCATCTTCTCCATCATTGTGAGTACTTGA
- the LOC119985914 gene encoding beta-xylosidase/alpha-L-arabinofuranosidase 2-like isoform X2, whose protein sequence is MTFEPELLPVQSFSHDFACDVEENSKFAYFDFCNKSLGIDARVADLVNRLELKEKVGFLMSGAKGVSRLGIPKYEWWSEALHGVSNLGPGTQFSGVVPGATSFPQVILTAASFDTSLFEEIGKVVSTEARAMYNVGLAGLTFWSPNVNIFRDPRWGRGQETAGEDPFLSSKYGSAYVQGLQKTDHPDPNRLKVAACCKHYTAYDLENPRRTDRFHFNAVVTKQDMEDTFQPPFKSCVIDGNVASVMCSYNQVNGKPTCADPDLLDGIIRGKWNLNGYIVSDCDSIDVFFNSQHYTRTKEEAAAKAILAVKAGLVSVLRIDRAISNNFATLMRLGFFDGDPRQQNYGHLGPENVCTPEHQDLARKAARQGIVLLKNTAGSLPLSPTDIKKLAVIGPNAEATETMIGNYKGVPCKYASPLQGLKAVVEMTTHAAGCSNVACKTAYVGDAKRMAASADATVLVMGADQSIEAEGRDRVNILLPGQQPFLVSEVARVSKGPVILVIMSGGGMDISFAKHNEKITSILWVGYPGEAGGAAIADVIFGYHNPSGRLPMTWYPQSYLKKVPMTNMNMRSDPTGYPGRTYRFYTGETVYSFGEGLSYTTFTHELTQTPDKVSVGSQEGHVCHSSSVVIHLAVKNIGSRSGGHSVLLFFTPPESVHKSPHKQLIAFEKVFLNAGEEAPMIFEVNVCKDLSVVDEHGERKILSGEYVLHIGTLKHSIFSIIVST, encoded by the exons atGACTTTTGAGCCCGAGCTCTTGCCCGTGCAATCTTTCTCGCATGATTTCGCCTGTGATGTTGAGGAGAATTCGAAATTtgcttattttgatttttgcaaTAAATCACTTGGGATTGATGCAAGAGTGGCTGACTTGGTGAACAGGCTGgaattgaaagagaaggttGGTTTCTTGATGAGTGGTGCAAAGGGTGTGAGTAGGCTTGGAATACCAAAGTATGAGTGGTGGTCCGAGGCTCTACATGGAGTCTCTAACCTCGGCCCCGGCACGCAGTTCTCGGGTGTAGTCCCTGGCGCCACCAGCTTCCCTCAGGTTATTCTCACAGCGGCTTCATTTGATACTTCTTTGTTTGAAGAAATCGGGAAG GTGGTCTCGACTGAAGCCAGAGCAATGTACAATGTGGGGCTAGCAGGTCTGACATTTTGGTCACCAAATGTAAACATTTTCAGAGATCCCAGATGGGGAAGAGGCCAGGAAACTGCAGGAGAAGACCCATTTCTTTCAAGTAAATATGGTTCTGCTTACGTACAAGGTCTGCAAAAAACCGACCACCCCGACCCAAACAGGCTCAAGGTTGCTGCTTGTTGTAAACATTATACAGCCTACGATTTAGAAAATCCGAGAAGGACGGATCGTTTCCACTTCAATGCAGTG GTTACAAAGCAAGATATGGAGGATACATTTCAACCACCATTCAAGAGCTGTGTTATTGATGGGAATGTGGCAAGTGTTATGTGCTCATACAACCAGGTTAATGGTAAGCCAACATGTGCAGACCCTGACCTTCTCGACGGGATCATCCGAGGAAAGTGGAACCTCAATGGGTATATAGTTTCAGACTGCGATTCAATAGATGTGTTCTTCAATTCCCAACACTACACAAGAACTAAAGAAGAAGCTGCGGCCAAAGCTATTTTAGCAG TTAAAGCAGGGCTTGTTAGTGTGTTGAGAATCGACAGGGCAATTTCCAACAATTTCGCGACTCTGATGAGACTTGGCTTCTTTGATGGTGATCCTAGGCAGCAAAATTATGGACATCTTGGTCCAGAAAATGTATGTACACCGGAACACCAGGATCTGGCCCGTAAAGCTGCAAGACAAGGAATAGTGTTGCTAAAGAACACTGCAGGATCACTGCCTCTATCTCCCACTGACATCAAAAAGTTGGCTGTGATTGGTCCTAATGCCGAGGCCACAGAAACAATGATTGGAAACTACAAAG GTGTACCATGCAAGTACGCAAGCCCTCTACAAGGCTTAAAGGCAGTGGTTGAGATGACGACTCATGCAGCCGGTTGCTCCAACGTAGCTTGCAAAACTGCCTATGTAGGAGATGCAAAGAGAATGGCAGCATCCGCAGATGCCACTGTGCTTGTTATGGGTGCTGATCAGTCCATTGAGGCAGAGGGTCGCGACAGAGTCAACATTTTGCTTCCCGGACAGCAACCATTTCTGGTATCAGAAGTTGCAAGGGTTTCCAAAGGGCCTGTGATTCTTGTTATAATGTCAGGAGGAGGCATGGACATATCATTTGCAAAACATAATGAGAAAATTACAAGTATCTTGTGGGTTGGTTACCCTGGGGAAGCTGGAGGAGCTGCCATAGCTGATGTGATTTTTGGGTATCATAATCCAA GCGGAAGATTACCGATGACATGGTATCCTCAATCATATCTGAAAAAAGTACCAATGACAAACATGAACATGAGATCAGATCCAACTGGCTACCCAGGCCGAACCTATCGGTTTTACACTGGAGAGACGGTTTATTCATTTGGGGAAGGACTAAGCTACACGACGTTCACTCACGAGCTAACGCAAACTCCTGACAAAGTGTCAGTCGGATCACAAGAAGGTCATGTTTGTCACTCATCATCAGTTGTCATTCACTTGGCAGTTAAAAATATTGGAAGCAGAAGTGGAGGCCACTCAGTTCTGTTGTTCTTTACTCCTCCAGAATCTGTGCACAAGTCACCACACAAGCAGTTGATAGCATTTGAGAAGGTCTTTTTGAATGCAGGTGAAGAGGCACCAATGATATTTGAAGTGAATGTCTGTAAAGATTTAAGTGTTGTTGATGAACATGGAGAGAGGAAAATTCTATCAGGAGAATATGTACTTCATATTGGAACCTTAAAACACTCCATCTTCTCCATCATTGTGAGTACTTGA